From Primulina tabacum isolate GXHZ01 chromosome 2, ASM2559414v2, whole genome shotgun sequence, one genomic window encodes:
- the LOC142537661 gene encoding uncharacterized protein LOC142537661 codes for MTENIHIAPEQNLREIPQFFNEVYDEKIPDSFGIPSSSRINFYNPERPELGVKIVLKSKGDLIASVKDFSVRVLRREYIVVQSSQTIWKVKCKNWSEGGNCGWGLRASFKKSLGYFMITKYGDDHTCMSTKVGIDHHKLDVNMIASTILGIVRCDPAYEIKYVRESIKEKYGYNISYAKAWQSLKRAVEVIYGTWESSATVLPKYMRALSKYNPGTIVEWKHLRPYDHPHKILNFVFWAFKPCVDGFRHCRNIISVDGTHMYTKYKHKLLIAVTLDANNQVLPLAFALVDEENYESWHWFLSNVARHVTRGCNGVCLISDRHAGITSAVQDLPDFKPPRGVHRFCLRHGYNTKYQNLMRQWRQLEQIMQQLSSICQTFKKKNGHWLMMGDGDEG; via the exons ATGACAGAGAACATTCATATTGCACCAGAGCAAAATTTACGTGAAATTCCCCAATTTTTCAATGAAGTCTACGACGAAAAAATTCCAGATTCATTTGGTATTCCTTCATCTTCACGAATAAACTTTTACAATCCTGAAAGGCCAGAGCTCGGTGTAAAAATTGTTCTTAAGAGCAAAGGTGATTTAATAGCTTCAGTTAAGGATTTTTCTGTTCGGGTTTTGAGACGTGAATATATCGTTGTCCAAAGTTCTCAGACAATTTGGAAGGTCAAATGCAAGAACTGGTCCGAAGGTGGCAACTGTGGGTGGGGACTTCGAGCATCGTTCAAAAAAAGTTTAGGCTACTTcatgatcacaaaatatggtGATGATCACACATGCATGTCAACCAAAGTCGGTATAGATCACCACAAGCTTGATGTAAACATGATAGCCAGCACAATTTTGGGAATTGTGCGTTGTGATCCTGCATATGAGATCAAATATGTACGAGAAagtattaaagaaaaatatgggTATAATATATCGTACGCTAAGGCATGGCAGAGTTTGAAACGCGCAGTGGAGGTAATCTATGGCACATGGGAAAGCTCTGCAACTGTACTTCCTAAATATATGAGAGCTTTGTCGAAGTACAATCCAGGAACTATTGTAGAATGGAAGCATCTTCGACCGTATGACCATCcacataaaattttgaacttcgtGTTTTGGGCCTTCAAACCATGTGTAGATGGTTTTCGACATTGTCGCAATATAATCAGCGTAGACGGTACCCATATGTACACCAAATATAAGCACAAACTACTCATAGCAGTAACTTTGGATGCCAACAACCAGGTTTTGCCGCTAGCATTTGCGCTTGTTGATGAAGAGAATTATGAGTCTTGGCATTGGTTCCTCAGTAATGTTGCACGACATGTTACTAGAGGGTGTAATGGTGTGTGCCTTATATCTGATAGACATGCGGGTATAACAAGTGCAGTGCAAGATCTCCCTGACTTCAAGCCTCCTCGTGGTGTTCATCGTTTTTGTTTGAGGCAT GGATACAACACCAAGTATCAAAATTTAATGCGACAATGGAGGCAATTAGAACAAATAATGCAGCAGCTTTCATCTATTTGTCAAacattcaaaaagaaaaatggtCATTGGCTCATGATGGGGGATGGAGACGAGGGATAA